A genome region from Penaeus chinensis breed Huanghai No. 1 chromosome 22, ASM1920278v2, whole genome shotgun sequence includes the following:
- the LOC125037061 gene encoding glutamine synthetase-like codes for MLSLGNTPATNKTVLDRYMKLPIPDDKCQVMYVWVDGSGENLRSKTRTVNFIPKSPSELPIWNFDGSSTGQAEGSNSDVYLHPVALYRDPFRLGNNKLVLCETYKHNKKPTGTNHRHRCVEVMTRAADQHPWFGMEQEYTLLDTDNHPFGWPKNGFPGPQGPYYCGVGAGKVYGRDVVEAHYRACLYAGINISGENAEVMPAQWEFQVGPCEGITMGDDLWMARYFLHRVAEDFNVVVSLDPKPIPGDWNGAGMHTNFSTKAMREANGIVEIEKAIDKLSRHHIRHIKAYDPKEGKDNERRLTGLHETSSIHDFSAGVANRGCSIRIPRGVAEDKQGYLEDRRPSSNADPYMVSEVLVRTICLDE; via the exons ATGTTGTCACTTGGAAATACACCCGCCACCAACAAGACCGTACTTGACAGGTACATGAAGCTGCCAATTCCTGACGACAAATGTCAAGTCATGTACGTTTGGGTTGACGGCAGCGGGGAGAACCTACGCTCGAAGACTAGGACTGTCAACTTCATACCCAAGTCTCcgtcag AGCTCCCGATCTGGAACTTCGACGGGTCGTCCACGGGCCAGGCCGAGGGCAGCAACAGCGACGTGTACCTGCACCCGGTGGCGCTCTACCGGGACCCCTTCAGACTGGGCAACAACAAGCTGGTGCTCTGCGAGACCTACAAGCACAACAAGAAGCCCACAGGCACCAACCACCGCCACAGATGTGTGGAGGTCATGACCCGAGCGGCTGACCAGCACCCCTGGTTCGGCATGGAGCAGGAGTACACGCTGCTGGACACCGACAACCACCCCTTCGGCTGGCCCAAGAACGGCTTCCCGGGGCCTCAGGGACCCTACTACTGCGGCGTCGGGGCAGGCAAGGTCTACGGGCGCGACGTGGTGGAGGCCCACTACCGGGCGTGCCTCTACGCGGGCATTAACATCTCCGGCGAGAACGCGGAGGTGATGCCCGCCCAGTGGGAGTTCCAGGTGGGGCCGTGCGAGGGCATCACGATGGGCGACGACCTCTGGATGGCGCGCTACTTCCTGCACCGCGTCGCCGAGGACTTCAACGTTGTGGTGTCCTTGGACCCGAAGCCCATCCCCGGCGACTGGAACGGCGCCGGCATGCACACCAACTTCTCCACGAAGGCCATGAGGGAGGCCAACGGCATCGTGGAGATCGAGAAGGCCATCGACAAGCTCTCGAGGCACCACATCCGCCACATCAAGGCCTACGACCCCAAGGAGGGCAAGGACAACGAGCGCCGCCTCACGGGCCTCCACGAGACGTCGTCCATCCACGACTTCTCCGCCGGCGTGGCCAACAGGGGCTGCTCCATCCGCATCCCCAGGGGCGTGGCCGAGGACAAGCAGGGCTACCTCGAGGACCGGCGGCCGTCCTCCAACGCCGACCCCTACATGGTGTCCGAGGTCCTCGTGCGAACCATTTGCCTGGACGAGTAG